One segment of Solanum lycopersicum chromosome 1, SLM_r2.1 DNA contains the following:
- the LOC101258296 gene encoding F-box protein SKIP22, translating into MKLRIRCFETKETIKIDVESSSCTLQELKNRISQAFPSSSIPNSIHLSLNRKDELQFSEEDTLQSIGITSGDLIFFTQNPNGFSISTETHIPKSKNSDTQIVKESETVKKSDTQIVKEAETVKKSDTQIDQLEPHETETKTRPGGEEMEEEFMEVDDNGDYSDVKFTKSFSVPGFLRKVFTEELKDDDGGREHKLLVVAVHAVFVESGFVLLDPNTLTEVNVSQCLKYWCLGYRKTLFYTLPEVIDHVKGDNCNVIHCIELKFQSLGKFFIAHGSLSGGGKGSTFRVTLNEDQLVPFLNVVWANCGLNEVVDGDFGEKEVFVFWRNVKDGLVLPLLIDLCEKSGFVLPPCFTRLPTELKLKILESLPGVEIAKVSCLSSELRYLCSSDDLWKKKCGEQFGDGEISAGGHWKEKFVKSWESRKRRKVINRRRVVDGLRILGGRHPFPIPWTPHVIGGDYDVFPPQFDNTGNPLGRAPPSPLLHPWSNHVRRCHLGGHRSNFP; encoded by the coding sequence ATGAAACTCAGAATCAGATGCTTTGAAACCAAAGAAACCATTAAAATCGATGTAGAATCTTCATCTTGCACTCTTCAAGAACTCAAAAATCGAATTTCTCAAGCATTTCCATCATCATCAATACCAAATTCGATTCATCTTTCTCTCAATCGAAAGGATGAACTTCAATTTTCTGAAGAAGATACGCTTCAATCGATTGGAATTACCTCAGGTGATCTCATCTTCTTCACTCAAAATCCAAATGGGTTTTCAATTTCAACCGAAACCCATATCCCCAAATCGAAAAATTCAGACACCCAAATCGTCAAAGAATCTGAAACTGTGAAAAAATCGGATACCCAAATCGTTAAAGAAGCTGAAACAGTGAAAAAATCGGACACCCAAATCGATCAATTGGAACCCCACGAAACGGAAACGAAAACTCGACCTGGGGGTGAGGAAATGGAGGAGGAGTTTATGGAGGTAGATGATAATGGAGATTACAGTGATGTGAAGTTTACGAAATCGTTTTCTGTACCTGGGTTTTTGAGGAAAGTGTTCACAGAGGAGCTGAAAGATGACGATGGTGGACGGGAGCATAAGCTGTTGGTGGTTGCTGTTCATGCTGTTTTTGTAGAATCTGGGTTTGTTCTTCTTGATCCTAATACTTTAACTGAGGTTAATGTATCTCAATGTTTGAAATATTGGTGTTTGGGATATCGAAAGACATTGTTTTACACTTTGCCTGAGGTTATTGATCatgttaaaggagataactgTAATGTGATTCATTGTATTGAGTTAAAGTTTCAGTCTTTAGGGAAGTTCTTTATTGCTCATGGGTCGTTATCCGGTGGGGGGAAGGGATCCACGTTTAGAGTAACGTTAAACGAAGATCAATTGGTTCCATTTTTGAATGTTGTATGGGCTAATTGTGGATTGAATGAGGTGGTAGATGGAGATTTTGGAGAGAAGGAAGTGTTTGTGTTTTGGAGGAATGTTAAGGATGGGCTTGTATTGCCATTGTTGATTGATTTGTGTGAAAAGTCTGGTTTTGTGCTTCCACCGTGCTTTACTCGACTTCCGACTGAGCTTAAGTTGAAGATTTTGGAATCACTTCCGGGTGTTGAGATAGCGAAAGTGAGTTGTTTGAGCTCTGAATTGCGATATTTGTGTTCGAGTGATGATTTGTGGAAGAAGAAATGTGGGGAGCAGTTTGGTGATGGTGAGATATCTGCAGGAGGACATTGGAAAGAGAAGTTTGTTAAGTCTTGGGAGAGTAGGAAGAGAAGGAAAGTGATTAATAGGAGGAGAGTGGTTGATGGGTTGCGAATTTTAGGGGGTCGTCATCCATTTCCGATACCTTGGACACCACATGTAATCGGTGGAGATTATGATGTTTTCCCTCCACAATTTGATAATACTGGAAATCCATTAGGGCGGGCGCCACCTTCTCCATTGCTCCATCCGTGGTCAAACCATGTACGTCGTTGTCATCTTGGAGGACACAGGAGCAACTTCCCTTGA
- the LOC101264453 gene encoding DExH-box ATP-dependent RNA helicase DExH1 isoform X2 has protein sequence MSTEIEERVGNLLSSSQDAVSAGTSSSTSGTSAKLLSKAVETTKPKLSIEDDIATKRLNVELKQKQEKTRGSEKVKEMISFREKLPAFKVKSEFMEAVANNQVLVVSGETGCGKTTQLPQFILEEEISSLRGVDCNIICTQPRRISAISVAARISSERGDSLGDTVGYQIRLEAKRSAQTRLLFCTTGVLLRRLVQDPDLTGVSHLLVDEIHERGMNEDFLLIILRDLLPRRPDLRLILMSATINAELFSKYFRDAPTIHIPGLTYPVAELFLEDVLEKTRYLIKSEADNFQGNSRRRMRQQDSKRDPLTDLFEDVDIGSHYKGYSMTTRQSLEAWSGSLLDLGLVEASIEYICRCEGEGAILVFLSGWDEISKLLDKIKANNFLGDARKFLVLPLHGSMPTVNQREIFDRPPANTRKIVLATNIAESSITIDDVVYVIDCGKAKETSYDALNKLACLLPSWISKASAHQRRGRAGRVQPGVCYRLYPKLIHDAMAQYQLPEILRTPLQELCLHIKSLQFGAIESFLAKALQPPDALSVHNAIELLKTIGALDDTEELTPLGRHLCTLPLDPNIGKMLLMGSIFQCLNPALTIAAALAHRDPFVLPINRKEEADAAKRSFAGDSCSDHIALLKAFEGWKDAKRYGKERTFCWENFLSPVTLQMMEDMRNQFIDLLSDIGFVDKSRGAKAYNEYSNDLEMVCAILCAGLYPNVVQCKRRGKRTAFYTKEVGKVDIHPASVNASVHLFPLPYLVYSEKVKTSSIYIRDSTNISDYSLLMFGGNLTPSKSGDGIEMLGGYLHFSASKSVLDLIKKLRVELDKILKRKIEEPHFDVSVEGKGVVAAVVELLHSQDIRY, from the exons ATGTCCACTGAGATTGAGGAAAGAGTTGGAAATCTATTGAGTAGTTCACAAGACGCAGTATCTGCTGGGACTTCCTCTTCAACATCTGGTACTTCTGCCAAATTATTATCCAAAGCTGTAGAAACAACCAAACCTAAGTTGTCTATAGAGGATGATATTGCCACCAAAAGACTTAATGTGGAACTTAAACAGAAACAGGAAAAGACAAGG GGAAGTGAAAAAGTCAAGGAAATGATCTCATTCAGGGAAAAACTTCCTGCATTTAAAGTGAAATCTGAATTTATGGAAGCTGTTGCAAATAATCAG GTCTTGGTAGTTTCTGGAGAGACTGGCTGTGGAAAGACAACACAGCTCCCTCAATTCATTCTAGAAGAGGAGATATCATCCCTTCGTGGTGTTGATTGTAACATTATATGCACTCAGCCTCGCCGTATATCTGCAATATCAGTTGCTGCTCGAATATCCTCTGAAAGAGGAGACAGTCTTGGTGATACTGTTGGCTACCAGATCCGGCTGGAAGCAAAGCGCTCTGCTCAAACACGGTTGCTATTTTGCACAACAGGAGTGTTACTGCGGCGGCTG GTTCAGGACCCTGATTTGACTGGTGTTAGCCATCTGCTTGTTGATGAAATCCATGAAAGAGGCATGAATGAAGACTTCCTCTTGATAATTTTACGAGACCTCCTTCCTCGACGACCTGATTTGCGTCTCATTCTGATGAGTGCTACTATTAATGCTGAGTTGTTCTCCAAATACTTTAGAGATGCACCCACGATTCATATACCG GGTTTGACGTATCCAGTGGCAGAGCTGTTTCTTGAAGACGTGTTGGAGAAGACTCGTTACCTTATAAAATCCGAAGCAGACAATTTCCAAGGAAACTCAAGGAGAAGGATGAGGCAACAAGATTCTAAAAGAGATCCTCTGACTGATCTTTTTGAG GATGTGGACATTGGTTCACATTACAAAGGCTACAGCATGACTACAAGACAATCTCTGGAAGCATGGTCTGGTTCACTGCTTGATTTGGGTCTT GTGGAAGCATCAATTGAATATATTTGTCGCTGTGAAGGTGAAGGTGCAATTCTTGTGTTCCTATCTGGTTGGGATGAGATTTCTAAGCTACTTGATAAAATTAAGGCTAACAACTTCCTTGGAGACGCCAGGAAGTTTTTAGTCCTTCCTCTTCACGGTTCAATGCCAACAGTAAATCAACGAGAAATATTTGATCGTCCACCTGCTAACACGAG GAAAATTGTGCTTGCAACCAACATAGCTGAGAGCAGTATAACTATAGATGATGTCGTGTATGTCATAGACTGTGGGAAGGCGAAAGAGACTAGCTATGATGCACTTAACAAGTTAGCTTGTTTATTACCTTCATGGATATCAAAGGCCTCAGCACATCAG AGGCGTGGTCGTGCGGGCCGTGTACAACCTGGAGTTTGTTATAGGTTGTATCCGAAACTAATACATGATGCTATGGCACAATATCAACTACCTGAGATTCTTCGAACACCACTACAAGAGCTTTGTCTCCATATTAAGAGTTTGCAGTTCGGCGCTATTGAATCCTTTTTGGCCAAGGCACTTCAACCTCCAGATGCTCTCTCTGTCCACAATGCTATTGAACTTCTCAAAACTATTGGAGCTCTGGATGATACAGAAGAACTTACTCCACTTG GCCGCCATCTTTGCACTCTACCGCTGGATCCGAATATTGGAAAGATGCTTCTGATGGGGTCCATCTTCCAATGTCTTAACCCTGCACTGACTATTGCTGCTGCTCTGGCACACCGTGATCCATTTGTCCTTCCAATAAACAGGAAAGAGGAAGCCGATGCTGCTAAAAGATCCTTTGCTGGTGATTCTTGCAG TGATCATATTGCACTTCTTAAAGCATTTGAAGGATGGAAAGATGCTAAACGTTACGGAAAAGAAAGAACCTTCTGCTGGGAAAATTTCTTATCTCCTGTAACCTTGCAGATGATGGAAGACATGAGAAATCAGTTCATTGACCTACTGTCAGATATTGGTTTTGTGGATAAATCACGAGGAGCCAAG GCATACAATGAATATAGCAATGATTTAGAGATGGTATGCGCCATCCTTTGTGCAGGCCTCTATCCAAATGTCGTGCAGTGTAAAAGAAGAGGAAAGCGTACAGCATTCTACACGAAGGAAGTTGGAAAAGTAGACATCCACCCAGCATCTGTCAACGCTAGTGTCCATCTTTTCCCTCTTCCCTACTTAGTTTACAGTGAGAAAGTCAAAACCTCAAGCATTTATATCAGAGATTCAACAAACATATCCGATTATTCTCTTCTTATGTTCGGGGGTAATCTCACTCCAAGCAAAAGTGGAGACGGCATTGAAATGCTTGGAGGCTATCTTCACTTTTCCGCGTCAAAAAGTGTGTTGGATTTAATAAAG AAACTCCGCGTGGAACTggacaaaatattaaaaaggaaaatcgaAGAGCCCCACTTTGACGTCTCAGTCGAGGGAAAGGGTGTAGTTGCTGCTGTGGTTGAGTTACTTCATAGTCAAGATATACGGTACTGA
- the LOC101249116 gene encoding uncharacterized protein gives MSCSSSLILPSISSNGFRRFSPLKLDKSRVFMSSISVGSQIAAVDDALFADYKPTNAFLFPGQGAQAVGMGAEAQKVPAAAELYKRANEIMGFDLLDICINGPKEKLDSTILSQPAIYVTSLAAVEILRAREGGQQIIDSVDVTCGLSLGEYTALAFTGAFSFEDGLKLVKLRGEAMQDAADAAKSAMVSIIGLDSDKVQKLCDAANEEVDEANKVQIANFLCPGNYAVSGGVKGIEAVEAKAKSFKARMTVRLAVAGAFHTSFMNPAVSRLEAALSATEIRTPRIPVISNVDAQPHADPDTIKKILASQVTSPVQWETTIKTLLTKGLKKSYELGPGKVIAGIVKRMDRGAEIENIGA, from the exons ATGAGCTGCTCATCTTCATTGATTCTTCCTTCCATTTCTTCGAATGGATTTCGAAGATTTAGTCCATTGAAATTGGATAAGTCTAGGGTTTTCATGAGTAGCATTTCCGTTGGATCACAAATTGCCGCCGTCGATGATGCTCTGTTCGCCGATTACAAGCCTACCAATGCTTTTCTCTTCCCTGGACAG GGGGCACAAGCTGTTGGAATGGGTGCAGAGGCTCAGAAGGTGCCTGCTGCAGCTGAATTATACAAGAGAGCAAATGAAATCATGGG GTTTGACCTTTTGGATATTTGTATTAATGGTCCAAAAGAGAAGTTAGACTCCACTATTCTAAGCCAG CCAGCTATCTATGTCACTAGCTTAGCTGCAGTAGAGATACTCCGTGCTCGTGAAGGGGGTCAGCAAATAATTGATTCGGTTGACGTCACATGTGGTCTGAGCTTGGGTGAATACACTGCTCTGGCATTTACTGGAGCTTTCAG TTTCGAGGATGGACTTAAGCTGGTTAAGCTTAGAGGAGAAGCTATGCAG GATGCTGCTGATGCTGCAAAAAGTGCGATGGTTAGTATAATCGGACTGGATTCCGACAAGGTTCAGAAACTGTGTGATGCAGCTAATGAGGAAGTTGATGAAGCCAACAAAGTTCAGATTGCAAATTTCTTATGTCCC GGAAATTACGCAGTCTCTGGAGGTGTTAAAGGAATTGAAGCAGTAGAAGCAAAAGCAAAATCGTTCAAAGCACGAATGACG GTACGTCTAGCTGTTGCTGGAGCTTTTCACACAAGTTTTATGAATCCAGCTGTTTCACGATTAGAAGCTGCTTTGAGTGCAACAGAGATCAGAACTCCAAGAATACCAGTAATATCAAATGTTGATGCACAACCACATGCAGATCCAGAcacaattaagaaaatattagcTAGCCAG GTGACTTCACCAGTTCAATGGGAGACCACAATAAAAACACTCCTAACGAAAGGGCTAAAGAAGAGCTACGAATTAGGACCTGGAAAG GTTATTGCTGGTATTGTCAAGAGGATGGACAGAGGTGCTGAAATTGAGAACATTGGCGCCTAA